A genomic window from Lotus japonicus ecotype B-129 chromosome 1, LjGifu_v1.2 includes:
- the LOC130717948 gene encoding F-box/kelch-repeat protein At3g06240-like codes for MKLAEKDTEQKSHQLGLSFADLPVHIITHILLRLPIKSILVCKSVCKSLNSLISDPHFAKLHFEHAPIGFMIRTNDPKRLSRFVHLLEYEPEKFDNNDDGQCCYCEDDYIKPECNNHVKLEHKFKLPIHGGNSTFHERNGLNSNGRKRPHIDYEPKYDKFIGVNSCRGFLCLSDRVRNYFVVCNPVTGEFIRLPEVTKMDKNKYLHQFVYPGFGYDPKTNEFKVVRVLKRVQNRRRVTKIVMTADMYTLGTSKWRNVEVNLEHIFKLLFPTCTNGALHWICSHGNKGSLLCYNFKSEKFHSFPSPPGVFNEGSDGINNVSMGDFRGVSIHM; via the coding sequence ATGAAATTAGCAGAGAAAGACACTGAACAAAAAAGTCATCAACTTGGGCTTTCTTTTGCTGATCTTCCAGTTCATATCATTACACACATTCTGCTAAGACTTCCCATTAAGTCAATTCTGGTATGTAAATCTGTTTGCAAAAGTTTGAACTCTCTTATCTCAGACCCACATTTTGCCAAATTACACTTTGAGCATGCACCAATCGGTTTCATGATTCGTACCAATGATCCAAAGCGACTGTCCAGATTTGTGCACCTTCTTGAGTATGAGCCTGAAAAGTTTGACAATAATGATGATGGCCAGTGTTGTTACTGTGAGGATGACTATATCAAACCAGAATGCAACAACCATGTAAAGCTTGAGCATAAATTCAAGCTTCCTATTCATGGTGGAAATTCAACATTTCACGAAAGAAATGGTCTAAATAGTAATGGTAGAAAAAGACCTCATATTGACTACGAGCCGAAATATGATAAGTTTATTGGGGTGAATTCTTGTAGAGGCTTTCTTTGCTTGTCTGATCGTGTCAGAAACTATTTTGTTGTTTGCAACCCAGTTACAGGTGAGTTCATCAGACTTCCAGAAGTAACAAAAATGGATAAAAACAAATATTTGCACCAATTTGTATATCCTGGCTTTGGTTACGATcccaaaactaatgagtttaaGGTTGTGAGAGTATTGAAAAGAGTTCAAAATCGACGGCGGGTTACTAAAATTGTTATGACTGCTGATATGTACACACTGGGAACATCAAAATGGAGGAATGTTGAAGTTAATCTTGAGCATATCTTCAAGCTTCTATTTCCAACTTGTACGAACGGGGCACTTCATTGGATCTGTTCTCATGGTAACAAAGGGTCATTATTGTGTTATAACTTTAAAAGTGAGAAGTTCCATTCTTTCCCTTCTCCTCCTGGTGTATTCAATGAAGGAAGCGATGGTATAAATAATGTCAGCATGGGAGACTTTAGGGGGGTTTCTATACATATGTGA